Proteins from one Brevinema andersonii genomic window:
- a CDS encoding glycosyltransferase family 32 protein has product MNKILHRIYFGFDKKPDIYTNYLQTWKKELPDYQIMHWNADNLPIDANNYTKALYQEKDHAFLSDYFRWWVLKEHSGIYLDADIEIINGHFFNELVEKLANSPDYHSFLGVEISDYQTYTAHSVACKKQSPLAEFMCSIYENMHYFRYWRKKAYMIATKLIHLYFIHHGYTQNDGWLPASENKVYAGVKIYPKDFFSPLSIGTRYFHEDKNKYENIWYAEDHSDNSCLCHHYSNPYTDILQLNERQNIYYSDYLKIRDEDLKKYKYKKITSTSLKDKIRNYFLQRGMHTEWQQIKNLASFNPLKILIKYIERERERERERES; this is encoded by the coding sequence ATGAATAAAATATTACATCGAATTTACTTTGGTTTTGATAAAAAACCTGATATATATACCAATTATCTCCAAACTTGGAAAAAAGAATTACCTGATTATCAGATTATGCATTGGAATGCTGACAATCTGCCTATTGACGCAAATAATTATACAAAAGCTCTATATCAAGAAAAAGATCATGCTTTTTTAAGTGATTATTTTCGTTGGTGGGTCCTCAAGGAACACAGTGGAATCTATCTTGATGCAGATATTGAAATCATTAACGGCCACTTCTTTAATGAACTTGTTGAAAAATTAGCCAATTCGCCAGATTACCATTCTTTTTTAGGAGTAGAAATCTCCGATTACCAAACATATACAGCTCATTCGGTTGCGTGTAAAAAACAATCTCCCCTTGCGGAATTTATGTGCAGTATTTATGAAAACATGCATTATTTCCGTTATTGGAGGAAAAAAGCTTATATGATCGCCACTAAATTAATACATTTATACTTTATCCACCACGGATACACACAAAACGATGGGTGGCTCCCCGCTTCTGAAAATAAAGTCTACGCTGGGGTAAAAATTTATCCTAAAGATTTTTTTTCACCTTTATCTATTGGCACTAGGTACTTTCACGAAGACAAAAACAAATACGAAAACATTTGGTATGCAGAAGACCACTCTGATAACTCATGCTTATGCCATCATTATAGTAATCCTTATACAGATATATTGCAATTAAATGAAAGACAAAACATCTATTATAGCGATTATCTTAAAATCAGGGATGAAGATCTTAAGAAATACAAATATAAGAAAATCACCTCAACATCGCTAAAAGACAAAATTCGAAATTATTTTCTTCAACGAGGCATGCACACAGAATGGCAACAGATAAAAAATCTTGCTTCATTTAATCCTTTAAAAATATTAATAAAATACATTGAGAGAGAGAGAGAGAGAGAGAGAGAGAGAGAGAGTTGA
- a CDS encoding alpha/beta hydrolase — protein MNIIITIIILVILGLILGTDLFHLKVRKNIDELHYAATKDMWYKKEGNKKLIICLHGMYSTPQTFVEFAEQFNGEGWDVYLPALPASARTLEELEQIGPWTWKESLAIARKKILEASKGYETVILGGHSQGGSLTLALVPDLPFIKGVFIIASPVSLYGNHISYWKNIGIFFSGLLHFVVPKGIKEKTDTSDERLAVENICDAEGIFYPLTLHTFKLGLKKMLPRLREIHQPLFLAYEKGDTMVNFSNMEKIAQSVSSVTVVEKVFDTSKSEEPYGYRHQLLNYKPTKLELFKALNEFIGSIG, from the coding sequence ATGAATATAATCATCACAATAATTATTTTAGTTATTCTTGGATTGATTTTAGGAACAGATTTATTCCATCTGAAAGTAAGAAAGAATATTGATGAGCTTCATTATGCTGCCACTAAAGATATGTGGTATAAAAAAGAAGGTAATAAAAAATTAATTATTTGTCTGCACGGCATGTATTCTACACCTCAGACGTTTGTTGAGTTTGCCGAACAATTCAATGGCGAAGGTTGGGATGTTTATCTGCCTGCGCTTCCTGCATCTGCACGGACTCTTGAGGAGCTTGAACAAATAGGGCCGTGGACATGGAAAGAAAGTTTGGCAATTGCCCGCAAAAAAATACTGGAAGCATCAAAAGGCTACGAAACAGTGATATTAGGTGGTCATTCACAAGGTGGTAGCTTGACTTTGGCGTTGGTTCCGGATTTGCCCTTTATTAAAGGAGTATTTATTATTGCCTCTCCGGTTTCATTATATGGCAATCATATTTCATATTGGAAAAATATAGGTATTTTCTTTTCTGGTCTGCTGCATTTTGTGGTACCTAAAGGCATCAAAGAAAAAACAGATACTTCTGATGAGCGGCTTGCTGTAGAAAATATTTGTGATGCGGAAGGTATTTTTTATCCCCTTACGTTGCATACGTTCAAATTAGGGCTCAAAAAAATGTTACCACGGCTTCGCGAGATTCATCAGCCTTTATTTCTTGCTTATGAAAAAGGGGATACTATGGTTAATTTTTCAAATATGGAAAAAATTGCTCAGTCTGTTTCTTCTGTAACTGTTGTTGAAAAAGTATTTGATACATCAAAATCGGAAGAACCTTACGGATACCGACATCAATTATTAAACTATAAGCCTACAAAATTAGAATTATTTAAAGCATTGAATGAATTTATTGGTTCTATAGGATAA